In Candidatus Paceibacterota bacterium, one genomic interval encodes:
- a CDS encoding outer membrane beta-barrel protein, giving the protein MKYNKWTVALAALGVVSFASAAKAEEQASSVMTALASTTLSGYVDTSAQWNVGTGNNNLPPYKFGGTSKADGFNLNVLQLRIDKPLDEQDWAAGYRADLWFGPDANVLGTTSTGAFSSDFAVRQAYVALRAPIGTGLDFKMGVFDSIIGYESIEAGNNPNFTRSYGHSIEPQTHTGLLATYRFCDFFSAAAGVADTWSPIINDRSFFPLNAGGAQATAESYKTYMGSVALTAPDEWGFLSGSTLYAGIVNGFADRSDLDTTAGSSDSTTVTSYYVGATIATPVTGLRAGASFDLLDIHHAANNTWAVAGYLSYQATEKLSFHGRAEYFKDKLDATDALLFNPDGGLGGAGKAEVLALTATAQYDLWKNVISRLEFRWDHSLLGNDLFGGDPNAAAGTADAAADLQNAWMVALNVIYKF; this is encoded by the coding sequence ATGAAGTATAATAAATGGACAGTAGCACTGGCGGCCCTCGGGGTGGTCAGCTTTGCATCCGCTGCCAAAGCCGAGGAACAGGCCAGTTCGGTTATGACCGCACTCGCTTCCACGACCCTCAGTGGCTACGTGGATACATCGGCACAGTGGAACGTCGGCACGGGCAACAATAATCTGCCGCCGTATAAGTTCGGCGGCACGAGCAAGGCCGACGGATTCAACCTGAATGTTCTCCAACTCAGAATTGACAAGCCGCTGGACGAACAGGATTGGGCCGCCGGATACCGCGCGGACCTGTGGTTCGGACCGGATGCCAACGTGCTCGGGACAACCTCGACCGGCGCCTTCTCCAGCGACTTCGCGGTCAGGCAAGCCTATGTCGCGCTGCGCGCCCCAATCGGGACAGGGCTCGATTTCAAGATGGGTGTTTTTGACAGCATCATCGGGTATGAATCCATCGAGGCCGGCAATAACCCCAACTTCACCCGGTCGTACGGCCATTCGATTGAGCCGCAAACGCACACGGGTCTGTTGGCCACCTACCGTTTCTGCGATTTCTTCAGCGCCGCGGCTGGTGTAGCCGATACGTGGTCGCCGATAATCAATGACCGCTCGTTCTTCCCTCTCAACGCAGGCGGAGCCCAGGCGACGGCGGAATCTTACAAGACCTACATGGGTTCGGTGGCCCTGACCGCCCCGGATGAATGGGGCTTCTTGTCCGGTTCCACCCTGTATGCCGGAATTGTGAACGGGTTCGCGGATCGCAGTGATCTCGACACTACCGCCGGCAGCAGCGATAGCACGACTGTGACCAGTTACTACGTTGGCGCAACGATCGCCACGCCGGTGACGGGTCTGCGGGCTGGTGCGTCGTTTGACCTGCTTGATATCCATCATGCGGCCAATAACACCTGGGCGGTAGCCGGCTATCTGTCGTATCAGGCGACCGAGAAGCTCAGCTTCCACGGCCGTGCCGAGTACTTTAAGGACAAGCTGGATGCCACAGATGCATTGCTGTTCAATCCCGATGGTGGCTTGGGTGGTGCGGGCAAGGCTGAGGTTCTGGCGCTTACTGCCACAGCTCAATACGACCTGTGGAAGAATGTTATCAGCCGCTTGGAGTTCCGTTGGGATCATTCCCTGCTCGGGAACGATCTGTTCGGCGGTGATCCTAATGCCGCAGCAGGTACTGCGGACGCGGCAGCCGACCTACAGAACGCCTGGATGGTGGCGCTCAACGTCATCTACAAGTTCTAA
- a CDS encoding cyclic nucleotide-binding domain-containing protein, whose product MAVYVVIVDVAMAAVSTDTGFIVWGIDQTAYGPVELPTLVSWVKDERVTADTWIYAAQNASWQKAADVPELQMFFRSKRGARPADTDAVTSLRGIDPRALRRIKILAGMTDDQLERFAQFVEVEKVPQWSVIVKQGDPGDVMYFILDGELRVRLSVMGSESILATLSAGEFFGDVSLFDHGPRSADVVANCDSTVVKISAAAFDELAKAAPDIATPFLRAVGRTLSARIRTDNKRYGDSVKFARTAG is encoded by the coding sequence GTGGCCGTTTATGTGGTAATAGTGGATGTTGCCATGGCAGCGGTTTCAACAGACACGGGCTTTATTGTTTGGGGTATTGACCAGACCGCATACGGACCCGTCGAGCTTCCCACCCTCGTCTCCTGGGTCAAGGACGAGCGCGTCACGGCTGACACCTGGATCTATGCCGCCCAAAACGCCTCCTGGCAGAAGGCCGCGGACGTACCCGAACTTCAGATGTTCTTTCGTTCAAAGCGAGGAGCGCGTCCTGCCGACACGGACGCGGTGACCAGCCTTAGGGGAATTGATCCGCGGGCGTTGCGCCGGATCAAGATTCTGGCCGGCATGACTGACGACCAGCTTGAGCGTTTTGCCCAGTTCGTGGAAGTGGAGAAGGTCCCCCAGTGGTCGGTGATCGTCAAGCAAGGTGACCCCGGAGACGTGATGTACTTCATCCTCGACGGCGAACTGCGTGTGCGCTTGAGCGTGATGGGCAGCGAGAGCATCCTGGCCACGCTGAGCGCCGGGGAGTTTTTCGGCGATGTATCCTTATTCGACCATGGGCCGCGCTCGGCGGACGTGGTGGCCAATTGTGACAGCACGGTGGTGAAGATTTCCGCCGCTGCATTCGATGAACTGGCCAAAGCCGCACCGGACATCGCCACGCCGTTTCTGCGCGCAGTGGGCCGGACCCTCTCGGCGCGCATCCGCACCGACAACAAGCGTTACGGCGACTCGGTCAAGTTTGCCCGCACCGCCGGCTGA
- a CDS encoding type II secretion system F family protein, with the protein MASFVYVARETVSGREIHSSVNAATEQAAIAALLNRNMLVLSIQEKVGRQGKNSGGRVALADLVIFTRQLATMVDAGLAMVQSLQALGEQTTNKVMRDVIHDVCARVESGDSFSEALQKHPKTFSRLYTCMVAAGEKGGLLAEILARLATYLESTARLRKKVKSAMMYPAVVTVVAILITIFLLVRVVPVFGEIFASFNATLPAPTQYLINLSEFVKKYLWLLLLVAGGAGYGWWYFIKTPTGRMFWDSRRIKLPIFGSLAHKICLARFSRTLASLIRSGVPILDVLQIVSQTVGNMVMEKAIKTAAVDIEQGEGIAAALSKHPVFPSMIVRMVTAGEQTGKIDNMLERIADFLDDEISTTLAGLTALIEPILIVFLGVVVGGIVICMFLPIFKLPEIVSR; encoded by the coding sequence ATGGCATCCTTCGTATACGTAGCACGGGAAACGGTGTCTGGCCGGGAAATTCACAGTTCGGTGAACGCGGCGACGGAGCAGGCGGCAATCGCCGCGCTGCTGAACCGCAACATGCTGGTCCTCTCGATCCAGGAAAAAGTGGGCCGGCAGGGCAAGAACAGCGGCGGCCGGGTGGCTTTGGCCGACCTGGTCATCTTCACGCGGCAACTGGCGACCATGGTGGACGCCGGCCTGGCCATGGTCCAGTCGCTCCAGGCGCTGGGCGAACAGACCACCAACAAGGTGATGCGGGATGTGATACACGACGTGTGCGCCCGCGTGGAAAGCGGCGACAGCTTCTCCGAGGCGCTCCAAAAGCACCCGAAGACATTCAGCCGCCTTTACACCTGCATGGTGGCCGCGGGCGAGAAGGGCGGTTTGCTGGCGGAGATCCTGGCCCGTCTGGCCACCTACCTGGAAAGCACTGCTCGGTTGAGGAAGAAGGTCAAATCGGCGATGATGTACCCGGCAGTGGTGACGGTCGTGGCGATCCTGATCACCATCTTCCTCCTGGTGCGAGTGGTGCCCGTATTCGGCGAAATCTTCGCCAGCTTCAACGCTACGTTGCCGGCCCCGACGCAGTATTTGATCAATCTCAGTGAGTTCGTGAAGAAGTACTTGTGGCTGCTTCTGCTGGTTGCCGGCGGCGCCGGCTATGGCTGGTGGTATTTCATCAAGACTCCGACCGGCCGGATGTTCTGGGATTCGCGCCGGATCAAGTTGCCGATCTTTGGGAGTCTGGCGCACAAGATCTGCCTGGCGCGGTTTAGCCGCACGCTGGCCTCGCTCATCCGCAGCGGCGTGCCGATTCTGGACGTGCTGCAAATCGTCTCCCAGACCGTCGGCAATATGGTCATGGAGAAGGCGATCAAGACCGCGGCTGTGGACATTGAGCAGGGCGAGGGCATCGCCGCCGCCTTGTCCAAACATCCCGTGTTTCCCAGCATGATCGTGCGCATGGTGACCGCCGGCGAGCAAACCGGCAAGATTGACAACATGTTGGAGCGCATCGCGGACTTCCTGGACGATGAGATCTCGACGACGCTGGCTGGACTGACGGCCCTGATTGAGCCAATTCTGATTGTCTTCCTGGGTGTGGTGGTGGGCGGCATCGTCATCTGCATGTTCCTGCCCATCTTCAAACTGCCCGAAATCGTCAGTCGTTGA
- a CDS encoding DegT/DnrJ/EryC1/StrS family aminotransferase, protein MNRRRFLGAATITGAGLALSFSPHARAQSADSKPALLGGKPVRSRPPREWPIIDGREDNAMLETVRSGKWFRGNGKNVARFEAAYARATGAKNCLLTNSGTSALFTSLAAVGVSAGDEVIVAPYTFIATVNVVLLHHALPVFVDTDPETMQIDARQIEAAITDRTTAIIPVHLGGSAADLDTVLAVAKKRKLPVIEDACQSHLGQWRGRCLGTWGDTGCFSFQASKNLNCGDGGAIITNSDEWADKCYSFHNQCRPRRTSSHDTVYTSSRGANLRMTEFQAAILLSQMTRLEEQMKIREKNAAYLRGLVQEIPGIVPAKTYDGCTRHAYHLFMYRYQKEHFAGMPRNRFLEALKAEGVDCNPGYGRLNKEAFIKQSLASRSWQRLFPAETLANWEQRTECPANDKLSEEAAWFTQTTLLGSRSDMDQTAEAIRKIQKHAGDLAKA, encoded by the coding sequence ATGAATCGTCGTCGGTTCCTCGGCGCCGCCACGATCACCGGCGCAGGGCTCGCCCTCAGCTTCTCCCCACACGCTCGGGCGCAGAGCGCCGACAGCAAACCCGCCCTGCTGGGAGGCAAGCCCGTTCGCTCCCGACCTCCGCGCGAATGGCCCATCATCGACGGGCGCGAGGACAACGCCATGCTGGAGACCGTCCGCAGCGGCAAGTGGTTCCGGGGCAACGGCAAGAATGTCGCCCGGTTCGAAGCCGCCTACGCCAGGGCCACCGGCGCAAAGAACTGTCTCCTGACCAACAGCGGGACCAGCGCCCTGTTCACCTCCCTGGCCGCCGTGGGCGTTTCTGCCGGCGACGAGGTAATTGTCGCGCCCTACACGTTCATCGCCACGGTGAATGTGGTCCTGCTGCACCACGCCCTGCCAGTGTTCGTGGATACCGACCCCGAAACGATGCAGATTGACGCCCGCCAGATCGAAGCCGCGATTACCGATCGCACCACGGCGATCATTCCGGTGCACCTGGGCGGCTCCGCTGCCGACCTGGATACCGTCCTCGCGGTGGCCAAAAAGCGCAAGCTGCCCGTGATCGAAGACGCCTGCCAATCGCACCTGGGCCAATGGCGCGGCCGCTGCCTCGGCACCTGGGGCGACACCGGCTGCTTCAGCTTCCAGGCCAGCAAGAACCTCAATTGCGGCGACGGCGGCGCCATCATCACCAACAGCGACGAATGGGCCGACAAGTGCTATTCCTTCCATAACCAGTGCCGCCCCCGCCGGACTTCCAGCCACGACACCGTCTATACGAGCAGCCGTGGAGCGAACTTGCGCATGACTGAGTTCCAGGCCGCCATCCTGCTCTCCCAGATGACCCGCCTCGAGGAACAGATGAAGATCCGCGAGAAGAACGCCGCTTACCTGCGCGGTCTGGTCCAGGAAATCCCCGGCATTGTCCCCGCCAAAACGTACGACGGCTGCACGCGGCACGCCTATCACCTGTTCATGTACCGCTACCAGAAAGAGCACTTCGCCGGGATGCCGCGCAATCGTTTCCTGGAGGCGCTCAAAGCCGAGGGCGTGGACTGCAACCCCGGCTACGGCCGGCTGAACAAGGAGGCGTTCATCAAGCAGAGCCTCGCTTCGCGTTCATGGCAGCGGCTGTTCCCGGCGGAGACGCTGGCGAATTGGGAGCAGCGCACCGAATGCCCCGCCAATGACAAGCTCTCCGAAGAAGCCGCCTGGTTCACCCAAACAACCCTGCTTGGCTCGCGCAGCGATATGGACCAGACGGCCGAAGCCATCCGCAAGATCCAGAAGCACGCCGGGGACCTGGCAAAGGCCTAA
- a CDS encoding arylsulfatase, whose protein sequence is MTRKLLGIWRRAGRGLVLGLAGSLALPALSASTNRPSAALARRPNIIFILADDLGYGDLGCYGQTKIKTPNLDKLAADGMRFSQFYAGSTVCAPSRCVLMTGRHTGHALIRGNAKVALRPQDLTVAEVLHQAGYRTCLAGKWGLGNEHTTGVPQKKGFDEFIGYLDQVHAHDYYTDFLWRYDPPGEAKPGFDGRRDFPENQGGRKGRYMSDLFTTVALNFVQINKPDQFNKYRPFFLYLAYTIPHANNEEGRSTGNGMQVPSDAPYSDQSWPQPEKNKAAMITRMDADIGKLMDKLKQLKIEDNTIVFFSSDNGPHKEGGVTPQFFQSAGPLRGIKRDLYEGGIRVPMIVRWPMKIKAGTVNDQPWAFWDFLPTVAEVAQAKLPKDEPLDGLSFLPTLLGKPQTNGHEFLYWEFHERGFQQAVRMGEWKAVRLAAGAPLELFNLQTDPGEKENVAERNPSVVARIENYLKTARTESEHWPIKPATRQSAK, encoded by the coding sequence ATGACACGCAAGCTCCTGGGAATCTGGCGTCGAGCAGGCCGCGGATTGGTTCTGGGCCTGGCGGGCAGCCTCGCGCTCCCGGCGTTGAGCGCCTCCACGAACCGCCCGTCGGCTGCTCTGGCGCGCAGGCCCAACATCATCTTCATCCTTGCCGACGACCTCGGCTACGGCGACCTGGGTTGCTACGGCCAGACGAAGATCAAGACGCCCAACCTGGACAAGCTGGCCGCTGACGGCATGCGGTTCAGCCAATTCTACGCTGGCAGCACGGTTTGCGCGCCCTCGCGCTGCGTGCTCATGACCGGCCGGCACACGGGCCACGCGCTGATCCGCGGCAATGCCAAGGTGGCATTGCGCCCGCAAGACCTGACTGTGGCCGAGGTCCTCCACCAGGCCGGCTACCGCACCTGCCTGGCGGGCAAATGGGGACTGGGCAACGAGCACACCACTGGCGTTCCCCAGAAGAAGGGGTTTGATGAATTCATCGGCTATCTGGACCAGGTTCACGCCCACGATTACTACACGGATTTTCTCTGGCGCTACGATCCGCCGGGCGAGGCCAAGCCGGGCTTCGATGGACGGAGGGACTTTCCCGAGAACCAGGGGGGCCGGAAAGGTCGCTACATGAGTGATCTGTTCACCACCGTTGCGCTCAACTTTGTCCAGATCAACAAGCCGGACCAGTTCAATAAATACCGCCCTTTCTTCCTTTACCTGGCCTATACCATTCCCCACGCCAACAATGAGGAAGGCCGGAGCACCGGCAATGGCATGCAGGTCCCCAGTGATGCCCCTTACTCCGACCAATCCTGGCCGCAACCGGAGAAGAACAAAGCCGCCATGATCACACGCATGGACGCCGATATCGGCAAGCTCATGGACAAGCTCAAGCAGTTGAAGATCGAGGACAACACCATCGTGTTCTTCTCCAGCGACAACGGCCCTCACAAAGAGGGCGGGGTGACGCCGCAGTTCTTCCAGAGCGCCGGCCCCCTGCGCGGCATCAAGCGCGATCTGTACGAAGGTGGCATTCGCGTGCCGATGATCGTGCGCTGGCCAATGAAAATCAAAGCCGGCACCGTCAATGATCAACCGTGGGCTTTCTGGGACTTTCTGCCCACCGTCGCCGAAGTTGCCCAGGCGAAACTGCCGAAGGACGAACCGCTCGACGGCTTGTCCTTTCTGCCGACGCTCCTGGGGAAGCCGCAAACCAATGGGCATGAGTTCCTCTACTGGGAATTTCACGAGCGCGGCTTCCAACAGGCGGTGCGCATGGGGGAGTGGAAGGCCGTCCGTCTTGCGGCTGGCGCGCCGCTCGAGCTCTTCAATCTCCAGACTGACCCCGGCGAGAAGGAAAACGTGGCGGAGAGGAATCCTTCGGTTGTGGCCAGGATCGAGAACTACCTGAAGACCGCGCGGACCGAGTCGGAGCACTGGCCGATCAAACCAGCCACACGGCAATCAGCCAAATAG
- a CDS encoding LysR family transcriptional regulator has translation MQIESLKVFCDLAETKSFTKAAQINAVTQSAVSQTISALERRFSALLIERSKKNFRLTPEGDVFYDYSKRILQTCDSLHSKLQEIKDVVSGNIRVATIYSVGLHVLPPYVKRFLKSYPSVNVHVEYRRDDQVYENVLGNVVDLGLVAFPARDARLEIVPIRKDTLVLICHPQHPFAQRKSVKVKTLDGQKFINFERDIPTRRALDKIFKRHHVTVEQVMQFDNIETVKRAVEIDSGIAIVPQETISEEVATGTLMAVDLENGAYSRPLGILYKKSKVLSPAVKKFIALLKEPA, from the coding sequence ATGCAAATCGAAAGCCTGAAGGTTTTCTGCGATTTGGCCGAGACCAAGAGCTTCACCAAGGCCGCGCAGATCAACGCCGTCACCCAATCGGCCGTCAGCCAGACCATCAGCGCATTGGAGCGGCGGTTCAGCGCACTGCTGATCGAGCGCAGCAAGAAGAACTTCCGCCTCACTCCTGAAGGGGACGTGTTTTACGATTACAGCAAGCGGATTCTACAGACCTGTGATTCGCTCCATAGCAAGCTGCAGGAGATTAAAGACGTCGTTTCCGGCAATATCCGCGTGGCGACCATCTACAGCGTTGGCCTGCACGTGCTGCCGCCTTACGTAAAGCGCTTTTTGAAGAGCTATCCGAGCGTCAACGTGCATGTGGAGTATCGCCGGGATGATCAGGTTTACGAGAATGTGCTGGGTAACGTGGTGGACCTGGGGTTGGTGGCGTTCCCCGCCCGCGATGCCCGGTTGGAGATCGTTCCCATCCGCAAAGACACGCTGGTTCTCATCTGCCACCCGCAACATCCTTTTGCCCAGCGGAAGTCCGTTAAGGTCAAGACTTTGGACGGGCAGAAGTTCATCAACTTCGAACGAGACATCCCCACGCGCCGGGCGCTGGACAAAATCTTCAAGCGGCATCATGTGACCGTCGAGCAGGTGATGCAGTTCGACAACATCGAAACCGTCAAGCGCGCGGTCGAGATTGATTCCGGGATTGCCATCGTGCCGCAGGAGACGATCAGCGAGGAGGTGGCCACGGGAACTCTGATGGCTGTGGACCTCGAGAATGGCGCCTATTCCCGGCCCCTGGGCATCCTTTACAAGAAGAGCAAGGTGTTGTCTCCGGCCGTCAAGAAGTTCATCGCTCTGCTCAAAGAGCCGGCCTGA
- a CDS encoding outer membrane beta-barrel protein has product MNYNSWTKALAGIGLVTLPAVAVAEEQPSALMTGLASTTLGGYVDTSAQWNFGTGNANTPPYAFGGTSKADGFNLNVVKLALERPVDIKDGWAAGYKVELLFGPDANTLATQSSGTAADFGIKQAYAALHAPIGNGMDFKVGVWDTIIGYEVTDAIANANFTRSYGYTIEPPAHTGIQAAYQISEACAAIAGVANTFGPKINERAFLSPTNPQAESYKTYMGSIALTAPQSWGFLAGSMLCGCVINGFSSGANAGNGANQTSWYVGATINTPLSGLRLGAAYDYAGVSRQDPFGANYANAVALYASYQATERLSLHARGEYASSDAQTAGATPLLGATKVFATTATVRYDLWKNVLSRIEFRWDHAAGGQPAYGGTTPGAPTLKNSYMLLANIAYTF; this is encoded by the coding sequence ATGAATTATAATTCCTGGACAAAAGCCCTGGCGGGTATTGGGTTGGTTACTTTGCCGGCAGTGGCCGTGGCTGAGGAACAACCGAGTGCCCTGATGACCGGACTGGCTTCGACGACGCTGGGCGGCTATGTGGACACGTCCGCCCAGTGGAACTTCGGCACAGGCAACGCCAACACACCGCCCTATGCCTTTGGCGGGACCAGCAAAGCCGACGGCTTCAACTTGAACGTGGTCAAGCTCGCTCTCGAAAGGCCGGTTGACATCAAGGACGGGTGGGCGGCGGGATACAAGGTGGAGCTGTTGTTTGGCCCGGACGCGAACACTCTGGCCACGCAGTCCTCCGGCACTGCGGCTGACTTCGGCATCAAGCAGGCCTACGCGGCTTTGCATGCGCCCATCGGCAACGGCATGGATTTCAAGGTCGGGGTGTGGGATACGATCATTGGGTATGAGGTGACGGATGCCATTGCGAATGCGAACTTCACCCGTTCCTACGGCTATACCATCGAACCGCCGGCCCACACGGGCATTCAGGCCGCCTACCAGATCAGCGAAGCCTGTGCCGCGATCGCCGGGGTCGCCAACACTTTCGGCCCGAAGATCAACGAGCGCGCTTTCCTTTCGCCGACCAATCCCCAGGCCGAATCCTACAAGACCTATATGGGCTCGATCGCGCTGACCGCGCCGCAGAGTTGGGGTTTCCTGGCGGGCTCAATGCTCTGTGGCTGCGTGATCAACGGTTTCAGCTCGGGCGCCAACGCCGGCAACGGCGCCAACCAGACCAGCTGGTATGTGGGCGCCACAATCAACACTCCGCTCAGCGGGCTAAGGCTGGGCGCGGCTTACGATTATGCCGGCGTGAGCCGGCAGGACCCATTCGGCGCCAACTACGCCAACGCAGTAGCCCTGTATGCCTCGTACCAGGCCACAGAGAGACTGAGCCTGCATGCCCGCGGCGAGTATGCTTCGAGCGACGCGCAAACCGCCGGTGCCACGCCGCTGCTGGGCGCCACCAAGGTATTCGCGACGACCGCCACCGTGCGATATGACCTGTGGAAGAACGTATTGAGCCGGATCGAGTTCCGCTGGGATCATGCCGCCGGGGGCCAACCCGCCTATGGCGGGACCACCCCGGGTGCCCCCACGCTCAAGAACAGCTATATGCTGCTGGCAAACATCGCGTACACATTCTAG
- a CDS encoding VCBS repeat-containing protein, whose product MIRILLAAVLLSVASALAGTTELLHSFKKVRATDQFWAEGADIGDFNHDGKMDVVSGAYWYEGPDFKKRHEIYAANASFKRKKADGVEQTIPGFEGALGVNNAYSDCFLTFTYDFNGDGWTDVMVYGFPGKEVPWYENPKNRPGRWQRHVVFDVLDNESPGFADVTGDAKPEILCCSRGYIGYAEADWKNPAAPWKFHAVSPKGDYQRFSHGIGSGDINGDGRVDILEKDGWWEQPASVANDPVWTKHPFPFAPAAAQMLVYDVNGDGLNDVITCINAHGYGISWYEQARRDGKITFLEHVILNKDALKNRYGVQFSQPHAFALVDMDKDGLMDFVTGKRFWAHGKDGPDPDSNAAAVLYWFKLVRPANDHAEFIPIPIDDDSGVGTQVTVGCVSNPKYPDIVVGNKKGVFVFKHEVKEVTRAEWEKAQPKPLSGSK is encoded by the coding sequence ATGATTCGAATTCTCCTGGCCGCAGTTCTTCTCTCGGTCGCTTCAGCGCTAGCCGGAACCACCGAGTTGCTCCATAGCTTCAAGAAAGTCCGGGCCACCGATCAGTTCTGGGCCGAGGGCGCCGACATCGGCGATTTCAACCACGACGGCAAGATGGACGTTGTCTCCGGCGCCTATTGGTATGAGGGGCCGGATTTCAAGAAGCGCCATGAAATCTACGCCGCCAACGCCAGCTTCAAGCGCAAGAAGGCCGACGGCGTGGAACAGACCATCCCTGGCTTCGAAGGCGCCCTGGGGGTCAACAATGCCTATTCGGACTGCTTCCTCACGTTCACCTACGACTTCAATGGGGATGGCTGGACCGATGTGATGGTGTATGGCTTTCCCGGCAAAGAGGTGCCCTGGTATGAGAACCCGAAGAACCGGCCGGGCCGCTGGCAGCGCCATGTCGTCTTCGACGTGCTCGATAACGAGTCGCCCGGCTTCGCTGACGTCACCGGCGACGCCAAGCCGGAGATCCTCTGCTGCTCCCGCGGCTACATCGGCTACGCCGAGGCCGACTGGAAGAATCCGGCTGCGCCCTGGAAATTCCACGCCGTCTCGCCGAAGGGCGATTACCAGCGCTTCAGCCACGGCATCGGCAGCGGCGACATCAACGGCGACGGCCGCGTTGATATCCTCGAGAAGGATGGCTGGTGGGAGCAACCCGCCTCGGTGGCCAACGATCCGGTTTGGACGAAGCATCCCTTTCCTTTTGCCCCTGCCGCCGCGCAGATGCTCGTTTATGACGTCAACGGAGATGGCCTCAACGATGTGATTACCTGCATCAACGCCCACGGCTACGGCATCTCCTGGTACGAACAGGCGCGGCGGGACGGCAAGATCACTTTCCTGGAGCACGTCATTCTGAACAAGGACGCATTGAAGAACCGCTACGGCGTGCAGTTCTCACAACCGCACGCCTTCGCCCTGGTGGATATGGACAAGGATGGCCTGATGGACTTCGTCACCGGCAAACGCTTTTGGGCGCACGGCAAGGACGGTCCCGACCCCGATTCCAATGCCGCCGCGGTGCTCTACTGGTTTAAGCTCGTGCGTCCCGCCAACGACCACGCCGAGTTCATCCCCATTCCCATTGACGATGACTCCGGCGTCGGCACGCAAGTCACCGTCGGCTGCGTCAGCAATCCCAAGTATCCCGATATCGTCGTCGGCAACAAGAAAGGCGTCTTCGTGTTCAAACATGAGGTAAAGGAGGTCACTCGCGCCGAATGGGAGAAGGCCCAGCCGAAACCACTCTCGGGAAGCAAGTAA
- the trpB gene encoding tryptophan synthase subunit beta, whose translation MTATASDAVPDARGHFGPYGGRFVPETLMQPLRDLELEYVRAQRDPGFQLEFDYYLREFCGRPTPLYFAERLTRELGGAQVFLKREDLLHTGAHKINNCIGQILLARRMGKTRIIAETGAGQHGVATATVAAMFGLKCVVYMGAVDCERQSLNVLRMKMLGAEVVPVKAGQQTLKEAINEAMRDWVTNVRTTHYILGTVYGAHPYPLMVRNFQRVIGDEARRQILEQKQRLPDLLVACVGGGSNAMGLFYPFLNDESVKMIGVEAGGEGIAAGKHAARFQGGSLGVLQGTRSYLLQDEFGQVQLTHSVSAGLDYAAVGPEHAYLRELKRVEYTYATDDQALRAFTELARLEGIIPALESAHAVAEVIRRAPSLPKDQVIIMNLSGRGDKDVAQAARLIKL comes from the coding sequence ATGACTGCTACTGCCAGCGATGCGGTGCCCGATGCCCGTGGCCACTTCGGCCCCTATGGCGGCCGGTTTGTGCCGGAAACGCTGATGCAGCCGCTGCGGGACCTGGAGCTGGAATATGTTCGCGCGCAGCGCGACCCAGGGTTCCAACTCGAGTTTGACTACTACCTTCGGGAGTTCTGCGGCCGGCCCACCCCGCTCTACTTCGCTGAACGCCTTACGCGCGAGCTGGGCGGCGCGCAGGTTTTTCTTAAGCGGGAAGACCTGCTTCATACGGGCGCCCACAAGATCAACAACTGCATCGGCCAGATTCTTCTCGCCCGGCGCATGGGCAAGACGCGCATTATCGCCGAGACGGGCGCGGGGCAGCATGGCGTCGCCACCGCCACCGTCGCCGCGATGTTCGGGTTGAAATGCGTCGTCTATATGGGCGCGGTTGACTGCGAACGACAATCCCTCAACGTCCTGCGCATGAAGATGCTCGGCGCGGAGGTGGTCCCGGTCAAGGCCGGCCAGCAGACGTTGAAGGAAGCGATCAACGAGGCCATGCGGGATTGGGTCACCAACGTCCGCACGACTCATTACATCCTGGGCACGGTCTATGGCGCGCATCCCTATCCGCTCATGGTGCGCAATTTCCAGCGTGTTATCGGCGATGAAGCTCGTCGCCAGATTCTGGAGCAGAAGCAGCGCTTGCCCGACTTGCTCGTCGCCTGTGTGGGCGGCGGCTCCAATGCGATGGGGCTGTTCTACCCCTTCCTTAACGACGAATCGGTGAAGATGATCGGCGTGGAGGCGGGCGGCGAGGGCATTGCCGCCGGCAAGCATGCCGCTCGGTTTCAGGGCGGCTCGCTTGGAGTCCTGCAAGGCACACGCTCATATCTTCTGCAGGACGAGTTCGGCCAGGTCCAACTCACCCACAGCGTCTCCGCCGGCCTGGATTACGCCGCCGTCGGCCCCGAGCACGCTTACCTGCGCGAGCTCAAGCGCGTGGAGTACACCTATGCTACCGACGACCAGGCCCTCCGCGCATTTACGGAACTCGCCCGCCTGGAAGGCATCATCCCCGCGCTGGAAAGCGCACACGCCGTTGCCGAGGTCATCCGCCGCGCGCCGAGCCTGCCCAAAGATCAGGTCATTATCATGAACCTGTCCGGTCGCGGGGATAAGGACGTGGCGCAAGCCGCCAGGTTAATCAAGCTCTGA